A genomic stretch from Bordetella sp. N includes:
- a CDS encoding efflux transporter outer membrane subunit translates to MRTNFLWVPLVVFLSACTMGPDFQHPELQTPSQWSKSPAAAAEAAHAVAVPEPVDTRWWNSFGDPLLTELVARAMDSNLDIKIALARLAESRAQLGQTRAAEYPTVNGNASYTRQLESADGVIGLLGGSGTSTATDTNGLGGRQGGVPQSSGTALPPFSLYQYGFDASWELDLWGRVRRSTENAKASVDAQNEARHDAIVSTAAEVARDYLNLRGTQAKLRITRENLAFAQRTVQLTSERARHGLATDLDVANAQSQAESNAAEIPQGEQQEAQLINAIGILLGEYPQALAAQLKEPPVVPAVPPRVPVGLPSELARRRPDIRQAEAQLHAATANIGAAKADFFPKITLSGSAAMQATQFSNLGDWDARSFSLGPSISIPIFEGGRLRATLALREAQQQEAAITYRKTVLSAFKEVDDAMTGFAAEQRRRDRLEASVQASRRALDLANKRYVRGISNYLDVLTAQKTLLTNEQQWVDSTATISTNLVSLYKALGGGWDVVAEEGAPPGHD, encoded by the coding sequence ATGCGCACTAATTTTCTGTGGGTTCCACTCGTCGTCTTTCTGTCGGCTTGCACGATGGGGCCCGATTTCCAGCATCCTGAATTACAGACGCCGTCGCAATGGTCCAAGTCACCGGCCGCTGCCGCCGAGGCCGCGCACGCGGTGGCCGTGCCCGAGCCTGTCGACACCCGGTGGTGGAACAGCTTCGGCGATCCGCTGCTGACCGAGCTGGTCGCGCGCGCCATGGACAGCAACCTCGATATCAAGATCGCCCTGGCACGGCTGGCCGAGTCACGGGCACAGCTGGGACAGACGAGGGCGGCCGAGTATCCCACTGTCAACGGCAACGCCTCTTATACCCGCCAGCTGGAAAGCGCGGATGGCGTCATCGGCCTGCTCGGTGGCAGCGGGACGTCGACGGCCACGGATACCAACGGGCTGGGGGGCAGGCAAGGCGGTGTGCCGCAATCCTCCGGGACGGCGTTGCCGCCGTTCAGCCTGTACCAATATGGCTTCGATGCGTCGTGGGAGCTCGATCTGTGGGGCCGGGTAAGACGCAGCACGGAAAACGCCAAGGCCAGCGTCGACGCCCAGAATGAAGCGCGGCACGATGCCATCGTATCGACTGCGGCGGAAGTTGCCCGCGATTATCTGAATCTGCGGGGAACGCAGGCGAAGCTGCGCATCACCCGGGAAAACCTGGCATTCGCGCAGCGCACCGTGCAACTGACGAGCGAGCGCGCCAGGCACGGGCTGGCCACCGATCTGGACGTCGCCAATGCACAAAGCCAGGCTGAGTCGAATGCCGCCGAGATTCCGCAGGGCGAACAACAGGAAGCGCAGTTGATCAATGCCATCGGCATCCTGCTTGGCGAGTATCCGCAGGCACTGGCGGCGCAGCTGAAGGAACCCCCCGTGGTGCCCGCGGTGCCCCCGCGCGTGCCGGTGGGGCTGCCCTCGGAACTGGCGCGGCGCCGGCCCGACATTCGCCAGGCGGAGGCCCAATTGCACGCGGCGACCGCAAATATCGGCGCCGCCAAAGCGGACTTTTTCCCGAAGATCACGCTGTCCGGCAGTGCCGCCATGCAGGCCACTCAGTTCTCGAACCTGGGCGATTGGGACGCGCGCAGCTTCAGTCTTGGACCCAGCATCTCGATTCCGATCTTCGAGGGGGGCCGCTTGCGTGCGACGCTGGCATTACGGGAAGCGCAGCAGCAAGAGGCGGCGATCACGTACCGCAAGACGGTATTGTCGGCATTCAAGGAAGTCGATGACGCGATGACGGGATTCGCCGCTGAACAGCGGCGTCGCGACCGGTTGGAGGCAAGCGTGCAGGCATCCAGGCGTGCGCTGGATCTGGCGAACAAACGTTATGTTCGCGGCATTTCGAATTACCTGGATGTGTTGACCGCGCAGAAGACCTTGCTGACCAACGAACAGCAGTGGGTCGATAGCACGGCGACGATATCGACCAATCTGGTCTCGCTGTACAAGGCCTTGGGTGGCGGTTGGGATGTGGTGGCCGAGGAAGGCGCGCCGCCCGGGCATGATTGA
- a CDS encoding HlyD family secretion protein: MAGSESDNSTPAGAEQADGERAAEPASPRSKRLRAVIGLVVLLVCVAAGTTYWLHSGHYESTDDAFIDSDQSQIASQVNGRVVALLVTDNQHVEKDQPLLRLDPRDYEVKLEQAQAQQANAEAQVAQAQADLQYQIANLAQQTAQVQVAQADLTQARQDLVRFTGTDPAAITRQQLEQSQATTKSAVARLDSAKQAVRAAEAQVASQRTKIDAALASVRQSKADVDNAKLQLSYTEIRAPQAGKVTRRTVNLGNYVTPGLALVAVVPDEMWVTANFKETQLAHMKVGQAVEVSVDAYPDEKLHAHVESLQRGTGSVFSSLPAENATGNYVKVVQRLPVKIVFDGDDWRHLPLAPGLSVTPRVTVQ; the protein is encoded by the coding sequence ATGGCGGGAAGTGAAAGCGACAACAGCACGCCGGCCGGCGCGGAACAAGCCGATGGCGAACGCGCCGCCGAACCCGCGAGCCCGCGCAGCAAGCGCCTGAGAGCCGTCATTGGCCTGGTGGTGCTGCTGGTCTGCGTGGCGGCGGGCACGACCTACTGGCTGCACAGCGGACATTACGAAAGCACGGACGATGCCTTTATCGACAGCGATCAAAGCCAGATCGCGTCGCAGGTGAATGGGCGCGTGGTCGCACTGTTGGTCACCGACAACCAGCACGTCGAGAAAGACCAGCCGCTGCTGCGCCTGGACCCGCGCGATTACGAAGTGAAGCTCGAACAGGCGCAAGCGCAGCAAGCGAATGCGGAAGCGCAAGTTGCCCAAGCGCAAGCCGATCTGCAGTACCAGATCGCCAATCTGGCGCAGCAGACGGCACAGGTCCAGGTGGCGCAGGCAGACCTGACGCAGGCGCGCCAGGATCTGGTGCGGTTCACGGGAACGGATCCGGCCGCCATCACGCGGCAGCAACTGGAACAAAGCCAGGCGACGACCAAAAGTGCGGTAGCCAGGCTGGATAGCGCCAAGCAGGCAGTGCGCGCGGCCGAAGCACAGGTCGCATCGCAGCGCACGAAAATCGATGCCGCGCTGGCGTCGGTGCGGCAGAGCAAGGCCGACGTCGATAATGCAAAGCTGCAACTGAGCTACACCGAAATACGCGCGCCGCAGGCAGGCAAGGTGACCCGTCGCACGGTCAATCTGGGCAACTACGTCACGCCCGGTCTGGCGTTGGTGGCGGTGGTCCCCGACGAAATGTGGGTCACCGCCAATTTCAAGGAAACGCAGCTGGCCCACATGAAAGTGGGACAGGCGGTCGAGGTCAGCGTCGACGCCTATCCGGATGAAAAGCTGCACGCGCATGTAGAAAGCCTGCAGCGAGGCACCGGGTCCGTTTTCAGCAGCTTGCCGGCCGAGAACGCTACCGGTAACTACGTCAAGGTCGTGCAGCGCCTGCCCGTGAAAATCGTCTTCGACGGCGACGACTGGCGCCATCTGCCGCTGGCACCGGGCCTTTCCGTCACCCCGCGCGTCACGGTGCAGTAG
- a CDS encoding DHA2 family efflux MFS transporter permease subunit, whose amino-acid sequence MSDPYSALPRSAAGPYNPWLIAVIVSIATFMEVLDTTIANVALRHIAGGLGASLDQSTYITTSYLVANAIILPISGWLANVIGRKRFYMICVILFTVSSVACGFATSLEMMIFFRVLQGFGGGGLAPVEQSIFADTFPPEKRAMAFALYGFTVVAAPAIGPMLGGWITENYSWHWVFLINLPVGVLSLVLTGMFVSDSKLVKEERRALLAKGLRIDYLGFALVAAGFGSLQIVLDKFEREDGFSSNFICTFAAIAVVALVSLVIRELTTPHPIVNLRLFKSRAFAVSCSVMFAFGFIINSSTQILPQFTQELLNYDATNAGLTLGLGGAVLLLIMPIAGAVTGRVFQPKWLVMMSLAGTGVALLHTSGLNLNVGFSDVSMARLYQVIWLPFLFIPLSTVQFIGIPPKENNNASALINMMRNVGGSFGVSLVTTQLAWREQFHHARLVEHITPYNGFVGSLGSIAQRVTQQASVMSYLDVFIILGVIALALCPLCLLLPKLPKGAQVNAH is encoded by the coding sequence ATGTCGGATCCCTACTCAGCGTTGCCCAGATCGGCGGCCGGCCCCTACAACCCCTGGCTGATCGCGGTCATCGTATCGATCGCGACTTTCATGGAGGTGCTCGACACCACCATCGCGAACGTGGCGCTGCGGCATATCGCCGGCGGCCTGGGCGCAAGCCTGGACCAGAGTACGTACATCACCACCAGTTATCTGGTCGCCAATGCGATCATCCTGCCGATCAGCGGATGGCTTGCCAACGTGATCGGACGCAAGCGCTTCTACATGATCTGCGTCATCCTGTTCACGGTCAGCTCCGTGGCTTGCGGATTCGCGACATCGTTGGAAATGATGATCTTTTTCCGCGTGTTGCAGGGCTTCGGCGGCGGCGGACTGGCGCCGGTCGAGCAAAGCATCTTTGCCGATACCTTCCCGCCGGAAAAGCGCGCCATGGCTTTCGCGCTGTACGGATTTACCGTCGTGGCGGCGCCGGCCATAGGGCCCATGCTGGGCGGATGGATAACGGAAAACTATTCCTGGCACTGGGTGTTCCTGATCAATCTGCCGGTCGGCGTGTTGTCGCTGGTGCTGACGGGTATGTTCGTCAGCGACAGCAAGCTGGTGAAGGAAGAAAGGCGCGCCTTGCTCGCCAAAGGCCTGCGCATCGATTATCTGGGCTTCGCCCTGGTCGCGGCCGGCTTCGGCAGCCTGCAAATCGTGTTGGACAAGTTCGAGCGCGAGGATGGGTTTTCATCCAATTTCATCTGCACGTTCGCGGCCATCGCCGTCGTCGCCCTGGTGTCCCTGGTGATACGCGAACTGACCACGCCGCATCCCATCGTGAACCTGCGGCTATTCAAATCGCGCGCCTTCGCCGTCAGTTGCAGCGTGATGTTCGCGTTCGGCTTCATCATCAATAGTTCGACCCAGATCCTGCCGCAGTTCACGCAGGAACTGTTGAACTACGACGCCACCAACGCCGGGTTGACGCTGGGTCTGGGCGGCGCCGTCCTTCTGTTGATCATGCCGATAGCGGGCGCCGTGACCGGGCGCGTATTCCAGCCCAAGTGGCTGGTCATGATGTCGCTTGCCGGCACCGGCGTAGCGTTGCTCCATACGTCGGGACTCAATTTGAACGTTGGTTTCAGTGACGTTTCCATGGCACGGCTCTACCAGGTCATCTGGCTGCCATTCCTGTTCATCCCGCTATCGACCGTGCAGTTCATCGGCATCCCGCCGAAAGAGAACAACAATGCCTCGGCGCTCATCAACATGATGCGCAACGTCGGGGGCAGTTTCGGGGTGTCGCTGGTGACGACTCAGCTGGCGTGGCGAGAGCAGTTTCACCATGCGCGGCTGGTCGAGCACATCACGCCTTACAACGGCTTTGTCGGTTCGCTTGGGTCGATAGCTCAGCGGGTGACACAACAGGCGTCGGTCATGAGCTACCTCGACGTCTTCATCATTCTGGGCGTTATCGCGCTGGCGCTATGTCCACTTTGTTTGTTATTGCCGAAGCTGCCGAAGGGGGCACAGGTAAATGCGCACTAA
- a CDS encoding TetR/AcrR family transcriptional regulator, producing the protein MTRASKPTDATTEPCLLKAMFSRKKGRPSNAMAGDVEERILDAATAMFAERGFGGASLDAIAAAAGASKATLYSRYSGKEALFSAVVKRNCERSLSIGYEPPQSASLEQRLILLTETVAMRLLSDEVIGLIRMVIADAPRFPSLAQLTNEAGKSRTVDAVAKMIAEHSSRTREGAALASSKRQARIVATQILDAIIPPMLMKALMGEDLAELRGNLRSYVKQTIGIFAAAGALNAFQ; encoded by the coding sequence GTGACGCGCGCCTCCAAGCCTACCGATGCGACGACCGAGCCTTGCCTGCTCAAGGCGATGTTTTCGCGCAAGAAAGGCCGTCCGTCGAATGCGATGGCGGGTGACGTCGAAGAGCGGATACTCGATGCCGCCACGGCCATGTTCGCTGAGCGCGGCTTCGGCGGGGCATCGCTGGACGCCATCGCCGCGGCGGCGGGCGCCAGCAAGGCAACGCTCTACAGCCGCTATAGCGGCAAGGAAGCGCTGTTTTCAGCCGTGGTCAAACGGAATTGCGAACGCAGTTTGAGTATCGGGTACGAGCCGCCGCAATCGGCGTCGCTGGAGCAGCGCCTGATCTTGCTGACTGAAACGGTGGCAATGCGCTTGCTTAGCGACGAGGTGATCGGACTGATCAGAATGGTGATAGCCGACGCCCCGCGGTTTCCGTCCCTGGCGCAACTGACGAACGAAGCCGGCAAGTCGCGCACCGTGGACGCCGTGGCGAAGATGATCGCCGAACACTCGTCGCGCACGCGTGAGGGCGCCGCGCTCGCTTCAAGCAAACGGCAAGCGCGGATAGTCGCCACCCAGATTCTCGACGCGATCATCCCGCCGATGCTGATGAAAGCCTTGATGGGGGAAGACCTTGCCGAACTGCGTGGCAATCTGCGGTCGTACGTGAAGCAGACAATCGGCATTTTCGCCGCCGCGGGCGCATTGAACGCTTTCCAGTAG
- a CDS encoding MFS transporter has translation MSSSPTTSLQAPHRAAQTGTASTYILAIAAFVIVTTEFLMVGLLPALARDLSVSVARAGQLVTLFAVVVMIFGPPLTARLAHVERKRMFMAVLVLFAVSNAVAALAPNFWVLGIARILPALALPVFWGTASETAAQLAGPERAGKAVATVYLGISAAMLLGIPLGTVAGDAIGWRGAFWALAILSALVAVLLHFLMPAMAAGKRVGLAQQARILRDPAFVANVLLSVAVFTAMFTGYTYLAELLEKVARVPSANVGWWLMGFGAVGLIGNWLGGLWVDHKPVAVTALFSGVLALGMLGTVQLAGQHVGLAIALGVWGIANTALYPICQIRVMKAAPQAQALAGTINVSAANGGIALGAILGGASMAWWDVGSVAIVGAAVAAAAAVAALCIGRWLRTR, from the coding sequence GTGTCATCCTCCCCCACTACGTCCCTACAGGCACCCCATCGCGCCGCCCAGACGGGTACCGCGTCCACATACATCCTGGCGATCGCGGCATTCGTCATCGTCACCACCGAGTTCCTGATGGTCGGCCTGTTGCCGGCACTCGCTCGCGACCTGTCGGTGTCGGTCGCAAGGGCCGGCCAGCTGGTCACGCTGTTCGCCGTCGTCGTGATGATCTTCGGGCCGCCGCTGACCGCAAGGCTTGCCCACGTCGAGCGCAAGCGCATGTTCATGGCGGTGCTCGTCCTCTTCGCGGTATCCAACGCCGTGGCCGCGCTGGCGCCAAACTTCTGGGTGCTGGGCATTGCCCGTATCCTGCCCGCGCTGGCTCTGCCCGTGTTCTGGGGCACGGCCAGTGAAACCGCCGCGCAACTGGCTGGCCCCGAACGCGCGGGCAAAGCCGTCGCCACGGTCTACCTGGGCATTTCCGCGGCCATGCTGCTGGGCATCCCGCTTGGAACCGTCGCGGGCGACGCCATCGGCTGGCGCGGCGCCTTCTGGGCGCTGGCGATCCTGTCCGCGCTGGTCGCCGTCCTCCTGCACTTCCTGATGCCGGCCATGGCCGCGGGCAAGCGGGTCGGCCTGGCCCAGCAGGCGCGCATCCTGCGTGATCCGGCGTTCGTCGCCAACGTGCTGTTGTCGGTGGCGGTCTTCACGGCCATGTTCACGGGCTATACCTATCTGGCCGAGCTGCTCGAAAAGGTCGCTCGGGTGCCTTCCGCGAATGTCGGCTGGTGGCTGATGGGATTCGGCGCCGTCGGGCTGATCGGGAACTGGCTGGGCGGCCTCTGGGTGGACCACAAGCCGGTGGCCGTCACCGCGCTGTTCAGCGGCGTGCTGGCGCTGGGCATGCTCGGCACCGTGCAACTGGCGGGGCAGCACGTCGGGTTGGCAATCGCGCTGGGCGTGTGGGGAATCGCGAATACCGCCCTCTATCCCATCTGCCAGATTCGCGTGATGAAGGCGGCGCCGCAGGCCCAGGCATTGGCCGGCACGATCAACGTGTCTGCCGCGAACGGCGGCATCGCGCTGGGCGCCATCCTGGGCGGCGCCAGCATGGCATGGTGGGATGTGGGTAGCGTGGCTATCGTCGGCGCCGCGGTTGCGGCAGCCGCCGCCGTGGCCGCGCTGTGCATCGGGCGTTGGCTGCGCACCCGCTGA